A genomic stretch from Sporocytophaga myxococcoides DSM 11118 includes:
- the dnaK gene encoding molecular chaperone DnaK, which translates to MGKIIGIDLGTTNSCVSVMEGNEPVVIANSEGRRTTPSIVAFLDNGERKVGDPAKRQAIINPRNTIMSIKRFMGKKYSEVTKEASNVTYNVEKGPNDTPRVKIGDRHYTPQELSAMILQKMKATAEDYLGQEVKEAVITVPAYFNDAERQATKEAGQIAGLEVKRIINEPTAAALAYGLDKKHQDMVIAVFDLGGGTFDISILELGDGVFEVKSTNGDTHLGGDDFDQVIIDWLAEEFKKDEGLDLRKDPMALQRLKEAAEKAKVELSSSTSTEINLPYIMPVDGVPKHLVRQLTRAKFEQLADSLIKRTLEPCKKALKDAGLSIDKINEVILVGGSTRIPRIQEEVEKFFGKKPSKGVNPDEVVAVGAAIQGGVLTGEVKDVLLLDVTPLSLGIETMGGVFTKLIESNTTIPSKKSEVFSTASDSQPSVEIHVLQGERPMSRDNRTIGRFHLDGIPPAPRGVPQIEVTFDIDANGILHVSAKDRGTGKEQKIRIEASSGLTDAEIEKMKAEAKANEEADKKEKESAEKINAADSLIFQTEKQLKEYGDKLSAGNKSAIESALAELKTAHGSRNADAIDTALASLNKAWEAASQEMYSATQGAGAEAGGGAAGQGPTDTGGVTDVDYEEVDSNKNK; encoded by the coding sequence ATGGGAAAAATTATTGGTATAGACTTAGGTACAACGAACTCCTGCGTGTCTGTAATGGAGGGAAATGAACCGGTTGTAATTGCCAACAGCGAAGGTAGGAGAACAACTCCATCTATTGTTGCTTTCCTTGACAATGGGGAAAGAAAAGTCGGAGATCCTGCAAAACGTCAGGCGATTATCAATCCGAGAAATACCATTATGTCTATCAAAAGATTCATGGGTAAGAAATATTCTGAAGTAACTAAAGAAGCTTCAAATGTTACTTATAATGTGGAAAAAGGACCTAATGATACTCCAAGAGTAAAAATAGGAGACAGACACTATACTCCACAGGAGCTTTCAGCGATGATTCTTCAGAAGATGAAAGCTACTGCAGAAGATTATCTGGGTCAGGAAGTAAAAGAAGCCGTAATTACTGTACCAGCTTATTTTAACGATGCAGAAAGACAGGCCACTAAAGAAGCAGGTCAGATAGCAGGTCTTGAGGTAAAACGTATCATCAACGAACCTACAGCTGCAGCACTTGCTTACGGTCTTGATAAAAAACATCAGGATATGGTTATCGCAGTATTTGACCTTGGTGGCGGTACTTTTGATATCTCAATCCTTGAATTAGGTGATGGTGTATTTGAAGTTAAATCTACTAACGGTGATACACACCTTGGAGGTGATGACTTTGACCAGGTTATCATCGACTGGCTGGCAGAAGAGTTTAAGAAAGACGAAGGCCTGGATCTTAGAAAGGACCCTATGGCACTTCAAAGATTGAAAGAAGCTGCGGAGAAAGCTAAAGTTGAACTTTCCAGCTCTACTTCTACAGAGATCAACCTGCCTTATATTATGCCTGTTGACGGTGTTCCTAAGCACCTTGTAAGACAGTTGACAAGAGCTAAATTTGAGCAGCTTGCAGATTCTCTAATCAAGAGAACGCTTGAGCCTTGCAAAAAAGCACTTAAAGATGCTGGTCTTTCAATAGATAAAATTAATGAAGTAATCCTTGTAGGTGGTTCTACGAGAATTCCTAGAATTCAGGAAGAAGTTGAGAAATTCTTCGGAAAGAAACCTTCTAAAGGAGTTAACCCTGATGAGGTAGTTGCTGTAGGAGCTGCGATCCAAGGTGGTGTATTGACAGGTGAAGTAAAAGATGTACTTCTTCTTGATGTTACTCCGCTTTCTCTAGGTATCGAAACTATGGGAGGTGTGTTCACTAAACTAATAGAGTCTAACACAACTATTCCATCTAAGAAATCAGAAGTATTTTCTACGGCTTCAGATAGCCAGCCTTCTGTAGAAATTCACGTATTGCAAGGTGAAAGACCGATGTCAAGAGATAATAGAACAATCGGACGTTTCCACCTTGATGGAATACCACCAGCACCAAGAGGAGTTCCTCAGATCGAAGTAACATTCGATATCGATGCTAACGGTATACTTCACGTATCAGCTAAAGACAGAGGAACAGGAAAAGAACAGAAGATCAGAATCGAAGCTTCTTCAGGCTTAACAGATGCTGAGATCGAGAAGATGAAAGCTGAAGCTAAAGCAAACGAAGAGGCAGATAAGAAGGAGAAGGAAAGTGCTGAGAAAATCAATGCTGCTGACTCTTTGATCTTCCAGACTGAAAAGCAATTGAAAGAGTACGGAGATAAACTTTCTGCAGGAAATAAATCTGCTATAGAAAGCGCCCTTGCTGAGCTTAAAACTGCTCACGGTTCAAGAAATGCAGATGCAATAGATACTGCTCTTGCATCATTGAACAAAGCATGGGAAGCTGCTTCTCAGGAAATGTACAGTGCAACTCAGGGAGCAGGCGCTGAAGCTGGTGGCGGTGCTGCCGGACAAGGTCCAACAGATACAGGAGGAGTTACTGATGTTGACTATGAAGAAGTTGATTCTAATAAGAATAAGTAA